The genomic interval GCGCTGCGCCAGCGGCTCGGCATTCAGCTCCAGGAAACCAAGCTCACCGACAAGCTGAGCGTGCTCGAGACCGTGACGCTATTTCGCAGCTTCTACGATCACGGTCCCACGCCCGAAGAAGTGATCCGGCGCGTTCAGCTCGAGGAAAAATCCAACGCCTGGGTGGTCAAGCTCTCGGGTGGCCAGCGCCAGCGACTGTCGGTCGCCTGCGCGATGGTCAACGATCCCGAAGTGCTGTTCCTCGACGAGCCCACCACCGGGCTCGACCCGCAGTCGCGCCGCCAGCTCTGGGAGCTGATCGAGGGCTACAAGCGGCTCGGGCGCACCGTGCTGCTGACCACCCACTACATGGACGAGGCGCAGCGGCTGTGCGATCGGGTCGCGATCATGGATCACGGCCAGATCATCGCGCTCGGCACGCCGCGCGAGCTGATCGCCTCGCTGGGCGCCGATCACGTGGTCGAATTCCGCGTCGAAGGCGAGATCGAACCGGGCGCGGTGGAAAAGCTTCCGGGCGTGACCCAGGCGCGCATCGAGGGCGCGGGCGTGGCGCTGATCGTGCGCGAGCCGCACGTCGCCATCCCGGCGCTCCTCGCCGAGCTCGAGCGCCGGCATCTGCCGCTCGCGGCGCTCACCACCCACCACGCGACGCTCGAAGACGTGTTCGTGAGCCTCACCGGCAGGACGCTGCGCGATGCCTGATCACGCGCCGGCCCCGAGCGGCTTCACCGGCAAGCGCCTGAGCGATCGGGCGCTGTGGCAGCTGTCGCGCGCGCGCATGGTGGGTTTCCTGCGCGAGCCCGAAGCCGTGTTCTGGACCTTCGCCTTTCCGCTGCTGATGGCGCTGGCGCTCGGTATCGCGTTCCGCAACCAGGGCCCGCAGCGCTCGCGCGTCGGTGTCGAGATCGGTCCGGGCGCCGATTCGGTGAGCGTGGCGCTCTCGCGATCGAAGGACATCGAGGTGGTGCGCGTGCCGGCCGACGAGACCGACGCGGCGCTCCGGCGCGGGAAGATCGCGGTGCTGGTGCGCGCAGGTCAATCGCCGCCCCGGGTCGTCTACGACCCGTCGCGTCCCGAAACCCGGCTCGCCTTCCTGGTCACGGTGGATGCGCTCGAACGCGCCGCCGGCCGCACCGATCGCGTGGGCGTGGTGAGCGACACGCGCGCGCGCCCGGGCTCGCGCTACATCGACTTCCTGATTCCGGGGCTGATCGGGCTCAACCTGCTCGGCACCGGCATGTGGGGCGTGGGATTCCCGATCGCGGGCGCCCGCCAGCAGAAGCTCCTCAAGCGCATGATCGCGACGCCGATGCGCCGGCGCGACTATCTCTGGTCGCTGGTGCTGGCGCGCGCGGTGTGGCTGCTGCTCGAGGTCGCGACCGTGCTCGGCTTCGGCGTGATTGCTTTCGGCACCTACGTGCGCGGCTCGTGGCTGGCGTTCGCGCTGGTGGTGGTGATCGGCGCCTTCGCGTTCAGCGCGCTGGGCCTGCTGGTGGTTTCTCGCGCACGCACTATCGAGGCGGTCTCGGGCCTCATGAACTTCGTGATGATGCCGATGTGGCTCCTGTCGGGAAGCTTCTTCTCGAGCGAGCGGTTTCCCGCGGTCATGCAGCCGCTGGTTCAGGCGCTGCCGCTCACCCTGGTCAACAACGGCCTGCGCGCGATCATGAACGAGAGCGCCGGGCTCGCCGGCGTCGCGCCGCAATTGATCGCGCTCGGCGCCTGGGGCGTCGTGTGCTTCGCCCTCGCTCTCCGACTGTTCCGCTGGGAGTAGCGGGTCAGACCGGCAGCTGTTGAGGAGCGCCCGGCTCCTCCAGAGGCTCCGCTCAGCAGTACCAGGGTTCGGTGAGGAACGGCACCGGCGCCCGCCGATCGGACCGCGCCCCCGGGGCTCGTGCGCGCCGCGCGCCGGCCGGCTCGCGCGAACGCGCGCCGAACCTCCCGGCGGCCTGTCGTACCGATTCGAAGATCGCGCGCCGGCTCTCCCGGTTCGCGATTCCCCGCTCGACCTGGGCCTGAACCTGGCGCTGCAGGTCGTCCACGCGCGAATCGGGATGCCGCCAGCGATGCACCAGGCGCTCGGGATCGAAGCCCTCGACCCGGTCGAGGACGTCCTCCAGCTCGAGCAGTCGCGAGCCGGCGGTGATCAGGAGTCGCAGCGCGAGCTGAATCGGCGCGACGTGCTCGATCAGGTCGAACGATTCGATCGCGTCGAGCATTTCGGCGTAGCCGTCCAGCGAAGTCCAGGGGGTGAAGGCCACAAACGTGGGCTGCAGCTCGATCCCCGCCGCGCGGCACAGGGCGAGCGCCCGCCCGAAGTCGGCGCGGGTGTGGCCCTTGTCGAGCTTGCGCAGGATCGCATCGTCGAACGCCTCGACCGCGCTGGTGATCAGCACGCAGCCGGTATCGCGCAGCGCCGACAGCGCTTCCGCATGCTTCAGCAGATGCTCGATCTTGATGGTGACGTCGTACGAGAGATCGGGGAACTCGGCGTGCAGTGCCCGAACCAGCGGCAGCGCGTGACCGATGCCGTTCCAGAAGTCGGGATCGCCAAAGGTGATGTGGCGCGCGCCCAGCGCCACCTGCCGCCGGACGTCCTCGAGCACGATCTCGCGCGGCACCACGCGAAAGCGGCCGCCGTAGACCGGCACCACCGGACAGTGCCGGCACCGATGCTTGCAGCCGCGGGTCGCCTCGACCGCGCCCACCAGGCGTTCGTCCTCGCCCACCCGGAGTCGCGCGTAGTGATCGAGCGGCGGAAGCCCGTCCCGATCCGGAACGCGGAATGTCAGGCGATCGAGCGGGGTGAGGGTTCGCGGCGCGGAGTCGCTCTCGGCGCCGATCAGCGCGGTCAGCTCGGACTCGTACTCGCCGCTCAGCAGGTGCCGCACGCCGGCAGCGCGGAGACTGTCGGCGTTCATCGCCGCGTAGAGCCCGTAGGCCACCAGCGTCGCGCGCGGGGCGAGCGCGCGCACGCGCGGGATCACGCGCAGCGCGAGCCGCGTCGCGGTGTGCATCGGCACATGGAAGCCGACCCATTCGGCTTCGCGAACCGCCGACTCGTCGAGCGGCTGGACCGCCAGATCGCAGCACGTCACCCGGTGGCCGGCTTCGAGCAGCCAGG from Candidatus Sulfotelmatobacter sp. carries:
- a CDS encoding ABC transporter ATP-binding protein, translated to PNGAGKTTTIEILEGLNVADAGSVEVLGQCWGAGHDRALRQRLGIQLQETKLTDKLSVLETVTLFRSFYDHGPTPEEVIRRVQLEEKSNAWVVKLSGGQRQRLSVACAMVNDPEVLFLDEPTTGLDPQSRRQLWELIEGYKRLGRTVLLTTHYMDEAQRLCDRVAIMDHGQIIALGTPRELIASLGADHVVEFRVEGEIEPGAVEKLPGVTQARIEGAGVALIVREPHVAIPALLAELERRHLPLAALTTHHATLEDVFVSLTGRTLRDA
- a CDS encoding ABC transporter permease: MPDHAPAPSGFTGKRLSDRALWQLSRARMVGFLREPEAVFWTFAFPLLMALALGIAFRNQGPQRSRVGVEIGPGADSVSVALSRSKDIEVVRVPADETDAALRRGKIAVLVRAGQSPPRVVYDPSRPETRLAFLVTVDALERAAGRTDRVGVVSDTRARPGSRYIDFLIPGLIGLNLLGTGMWGVGFPIAGARQQKLLKRMIATPMRRRDYLWSLVLARAVWLLLEVATVLGFGVIAFGTYVRGSWLAFALVVVIGAFAFSALGLLVVSRARTIEAVSGLMNFVMMPMWLLSGSFFSSERFPAVMQPLVQALPLTLVNNGLRAIMNESAGLAGVAPQLIALGAWGVVCFALALRLFRWE
- a CDS encoding CUAEP/CCAEP-tail radical SAM protein — translated: MKRVVLISTYDLGRSPLGLASPAAWLLEAGHRVTCCDLAVQPLDESAVREAEWVGFHVPMHTATRLALRVIPRVRALAPRATLVAYGLYAAMNADSLRAAGVRHLLSGEYESELTALIGAESDSAPRTLTPLDRLTFRVPDRDGLPPLDHYARLRVGEDERLVGAVEATRGCKHRCRHCPVVPVYGGRFRVVPREIVLEDVRRQVALGARHITFGDPDFWNGIGHALPLVRALHAEFPDLSYDVTIKIEHLLKHAEALSALRDTGCVLITSAVEAFDDAILRKLDKGHTRADFGRALALCRAAGIELQPTFVAFTPWTSLDGYAEMLDAIESFDLIEHVAPIQLALRLLITAGSRLLELEDVLDRVEGFDPERLVHRWRHPDSRVDDLQRQVQAQVERGIANRESRRAIFESVRQAAGRFGARSREPAGARRARAPGARSDRRAPVPFLTEPWYC